In Candidatus Dependentiae bacterium, the following proteins share a genomic window:
- a CDS encoding iron-sulfur cluster assembly scaffold protein, giving the protein MQLYQEELMDHYRNPRNKGGLEQASFASTEHNPSCGDTVKFEGFVSAGALKSIVFDGRGCVISQGVASMLTEICKNKGILEVLALDKEYIITHLGIPLGPTRLKCALLPLQALQQGIIEYQQGNG; this is encoded by the coding sequence ATGCAGCTATATCAAGAAGAATTAATGGATCATTATCGTAATCCCCGTAATAAAGGGGGTCTAGAACAAGCGTCATTTGCCTCCACAGAGCATAATCCTTCGTGCGGCGATACCGTTAAGTTTGAAGGCTTTGTTAGTGCTGGCGCCCTAAAATCGATCGTTTTTGATGGTCGCGGGTGTGTTATTAGTCAGGGTGTTGCCTCAATGCTGACCGAAATCTGTAAAAATAAGGGGATCCTAGAGGTTTTAGCCTTGGATAAAGAATACATTATTACTCATCTTGGCATTCCATTGGGGCCTACGCGTCTCAAATGTGCATTGCTACCTCTGCAAGCTCTCCAGCAAGGAATTATTGAATACCAACAGGGTAACGGATAA
- a CDS encoding VTT domain-containing protein, producing the protein MKKIIKRIIIVLFIIAAFFALRSSGIYDYVSLSYIKSQQIHLQDIISHNYCRSAFLYIFLYIIIVAFSLPLAAIMSIAGGFFFGTLLGALYTNIGSTVGSVIAFLTFRYVIGEAIQNRYKKELASFNKHMHQDGTLYLLVIHFIIGIPLFMVNFLAAMTNVSLSTFIWTTSLGVMLPSFVFTFAGQQLTVIETVGDIFSPPMIAACVFLALLAFLPIVIKKMGFLHSNKI; encoded by the coding sequence ATGAAAAAAATTATTAAACGTATAATTATTGTTCTTTTTATTATTGCAGCTTTTTTTGCCTTGCGCTCGAGCGGTATTTATGATTATGTGAGCTTGTCCTATATTAAAAGTCAGCAAATACATTTACAAGACATTATTAGCCACAATTATTGCAGATCAGCATTTTTGTACATTTTTTTGTATATTATTATTGTAGCGTTTTCATTGCCACTTGCAGCTATTATGAGCATTGCAGGAGGATTCTTTTTTGGTACGCTGCTGGGAGCTTTGTATACTAATATTGGTTCGACTGTCGGTTCAGTCATTGCATTTTTGACATTTCGTTATGTCATTGGTGAGGCTATACAAAATCGTTATAAAAAAGAACTAGCTTCATTTAATAAGCATATGCATCAAGATGGTACGTTATATTTGTTGGTAATACATTTTATTATTGGCATACCTCTTTTTATGGTTAACTTTTTAGCTGCTATGACCAATGTTTCATTGTCGACTTTCATTTGGACGACATCGCTTGGTGTTATGTTGCCATCATTTGTTTTTACCTTTGCTGGCCAACAATTGACGGTCATCGAAACAGTAGGCGATATCTTTTCCCCTCCCATGATTGCCGCTTGTGTGTTTCTGGCATTATTGGCATTTCTACCAATCGTTATTAAAAAAATGGGTTTCTTGCATAGTAATAAAATCTAA
- a CDS encoding DNA double-strand break repair nuclease NurA gives MLDRSRVLARLQDISAKLFIDLGPMHDVARHVWERVTNDATFMHKVRSLGETPFLIPTWSDNLGDCIVIDQQVGPYRVLSVDGSQIYPDRHQGTACFLINIGTVVLSYGLEGKAVTLDSTPLVYIGEDEELFEVTPEVINCRRQELELTTGLAYSKQFQPDAAAQDAPFVFLIDGSLIFWHLESKNTNLKDTFLSRYLLTLHQLYQTKTLTAAYISLPKNKELVNLLKLELCNFNVAQSELFKDIDCLVDTSVASFFLEPYSRTIVFKNNSPICAQYPNHLQPYFFYLHVGTEIGRVEVPAWIAQDAIKVDTVARILIDQSIKGRGYPVAIAEAHEQAVVKGPDREFFYQLICKIGVEQNQRLTMSQKSMKKRGIGV, from the coding sequence ATGCTTGATCGTTCACGGGTCCTTGCCCGGCTCCAAGATATCTCCGCCAAATTGTTTATCGATCTTGGTCCTATGCACGATGTAGCGCGGCACGTGTGGGAACGTGTAACCAATGATGCAACCTTTATGCATAAAGTGCGTTCTCTTGGTGAAACCCCATTTTTGATTCCTACCTGGAGCGATAATCTTGGTGATTGTATTGTTATAGACCAACAAGTAGGGCCCTATCGAGTACTCTCGGTGGATGGCTCACAAATTTATCCCGATCGACATCAAGGAACCGCGTGCTTTTTAATTAATATTGGCACCGTAGTACTCAGTTATGGTTTAGAGGGCAAAGCTGTCACCTTGGATTCAACCCCTTTAGTGTATATTGGGGAGGATGAGGAATTATTTGAAGTCACCCCTGAAGTTATCAACTGCCGGCGTCAGGAATTGGAACTCACGACAGGCCTTGCCTACAGTAAACAATTTCAACCAGATGCGGCAGCTCAGGATGCGCCTTTTGTTTTTTTGATTGATGGATCATTGATTTTTTGGCATTTGGAATCTAAAAATACCAACTTAAAAGATACTTTTTTGAGTCGCTATTTATTGACGTTGCATCAATTATATCAAACTAAAACATTAACTGCGGCGTACATTAGTTTGCCAAAAAATAAAGAGTTGGTGAATTTGCTTAAACTTGAATTGTGCAATTTTAATGTTGCGCAATCTGAGTTGTTTAAAGATATTGATTGCCTGGTCGACACCAGCGTTGCTTCTTTTTTTCTTGAACCGTATTCTCGGACTATCGTATTTAAAAATAATTCACCCATTTGCGCGCAGTACCCCAACCATTTGCAGCCATATTTTTTTTATCTGCATGTTGGTACCGAAATTGGTCGCGTGGAAGTCCCTGCATGGATAGCGCAAGATGCCATTAAAGTTGACACTGTTGCACGTATTCTCATCGATCAATCGATTAAAGGCCGTGGATACCCCGTTGCGATTGCCGAAGCGCATGAGCAAGCGGTGGTTAAAGGGCCCGATCGTGAATTTTTTTATCAGTTAATTTGCAAGATTGGCGTGGAGCAAAATCAGCGCTTGACGATGTCGCAAAAAAGCATGAAAAAGCGCGGCATAGGCGTATAA
- a CDS encoding cysteine desulfurase — MKKNIRNDFPILKQKMNGHPLIYFDNASTSQKPQAVLDALMNFYTTTNANIHRGIYTIGEQATQAYEDARVKVARFINAQDPSEIVFTSGTTESINLVASTWGVCDLEEGDEILITELEHHSNMVPWQLLAYKQSAKLKFIPVLPDGRLDTKTLSKLITSRTKIVSLSHVSNALGVHNGIQDIITAAHAVDAMVMIDAAQSVPHQPIDVQAMNCDFLAFSGHKMLAPTGIGVLYIKKDLHDFMSPYQVGGGMVQEVDFKEATWRSMPQKLEAGTPPIAQAIGLGAAIDYLQSSVDWAALRAHEAALCTQLIDGLSTIPSIKLLGPLDELKKVGHMVSFTVDGMHPHDVAAYLNNYGICVRAGHHCAQPLAKKLGIEASVRVSFYCYNTVAEVKYFIEVMKKIHTVL; from the coding sequence ATGAAAAAAAATATTCGCAATGATTTTCCTATTCTAAAACAGAAAATGAATGGTCATCCATTAATTTATTTTGATAATGCTTCAACGTCACAAAAGCCACAGGCAGTGCTTGATGCATTGATGAATTTTTACACCACCACCAATGCTAATATTCATCGCGGAATATATACCATTGGCGAACAAGCAACGCAGGCGTATGAAGATGCACGAGTCAAAGTGGCACGATTTATTAACGCACAAGATCCGAGCGAGATTGTCTTTACGAGCGGAACCACTGAAAGTATTAATCTTGTTGCTTCAACATGGGGCGTATGCGATTTAGAAGAAGGTGACGAGATTCTTATCACCGAATTAGAACACCATTCCAATATGGTGCCGTGGCAATTGCTTGCGTATAAACAAAGTGCAAAATTAAAATTTATTCCGGTGTTACCCGATGGTAGGTTGGATACGAAAACATTATCCAAATTAATCACTTCGCGCACTAAAATTGTTTCATTGTCTCATGTTTCTAATGCGTTGGGCGTTCATAACGGCATTCAAGATATTATTACGGCAGCGCATGCAGTTGATGCTATGGTTATGATTGATGCAGCACAATCGGTGCCGCATCAGCCTATTGATGTTCAAGCAATGAATTGCGACTTCTTGGCTTTTTCAGGGCACAAAATGTTGGCGCCAACGGGCATTGGGGTGCTCTATATAAAAAAAGATCTCCATGATTTTATGTCCCCTTATCAAGTTGGTGGCGGCATGGTGCAAGAGGTTGATTTTAAGGAAGCGACCTGGCGTTCAATGCCACAAAAATTGGAGGCAGGAACTCCTCCTATTGCCCAAGCTATAGGCTTAGGCGCAGCAATCGATTATTTGCAAAGTTCTGTCGATTGGGCAGCATTGCGTGCGCATGAAGCGGCGTTGTGTACTCAACTTATTGATGGCCTTTCGACTATTCCTTCCATCAAACTTCTAGGGCCACTCGATGAACTTAAAAAAGTTGGTCATATGGTGAGCTTTACCGTCGATGGCATGCACCCGCATGATGTTGCTGCCTATTTAAATAATTATGGCATATGCGTACGGGCTGGCCATCATTGTGCGCAGCCACTTGCTAAAAAATTGGGTATTGAGGCTTCGGTTCGCGTCAGTTTTTATTGTTATAATACGGTAGCTGAGGTAAAATATTTCATAGAGGTTATGAAAAAAATTCACACGGTTTTATAA
- a CDS encoding DUF5692 family protein translates to MPAILITTGFYVAFLIFLLICNELLHRSKILAWSVLVALPIILSPYWIFFSNESQTPFEWAKLYTLFFTCCCVLAYRYTSFEKTKWISFFVYGLLIINIFEAAFTDFTIHHIFNPLAGILLIITIPSHHHIDVDNKSPYKDLIYTIPFGWIIGYTLWNLTFVYNNFPDFTALHMAILGAPLIVDVFRRGHWFQTRLFTLTIRLLLDFTGPDIPQSLLTKNWFNHTAAIVLGLCSLLWMIGLTLYNWHTTRTLTGIPDNKPNLVQ, encoded by the coding sequence ATGCCAGCTATTCTAATAACCACAGGTTTTTATGTAGCATTTCTTATTTTTCTATTAATCTGCAATGAGCTTTTGCACCGCTCTAAAATTCTTGCATGGTCTGTATTGGTAGCATTACCCATAATCTTATCGCCCTATTGGATATTTTTTTCTAATGAATCACAAACCCCGTTTGAATGGGCAAAATTATATACTCTGTTCTTCACCTGCTGTTGCGTACTAGCATATCGCTATACTTCATTCGAAAAAACAAAATGGATCAGTTTTTTTGTATATGGCTTATTAATCATTAATATTTTTGAAGCAGCCTTTACTGATTTCACCATACATCATATTTTCAATCCGCTTGCTGGCATACTATTAATCATAACAATACCATCGCACCATCATATCGATGTTGATAACAAATCGCCTTACAAAGATCTTATATATACTATTCCTTTTGGTTGGATCATTGGCTACACCTTGTGGAATCTCACCTTTGTGTACAATAATTTCCCCGACTTTACCGCTCTCCATATGGCCATACTAGGAGCTCCTTTAATCGTTGACGTATTCCGCAGGGGCCACTGGTTCCAAACACGACTTTTTACTTTAACGATACGATTGCTATTGGATTTCACAGGACCAGATATACCTCAATCACTCCTTACCAAAAACTGGTTTAATCACACTGCAGCTATAGTCCTAGGGCTGTGTAGCTTACTATGGATGATTGGACTAACACTTTATAACTGGCATACAACGCGAACACTCACCGGAATACCTGACAATAAACCAAACCTTGTACAATGA
- the dnaJ gene encoding molecular chaperone DnaJ produces the protein MAKKDFYDILGVAKSATAEEVKAAYRKLALKYHPDRNPDNKEAEEKFKEATQAYEVISDTEKRQRYDQMGHAQYQNMGDMGGHSSSGMNMDDIFEHFGDIFGDAFSGGRQRKGRKKTGPEPKRGHDLYKEISISLKDAFLGAKEEISYYRFFSCETCQAKGAEKGSSYQKCQACDGNGQVQFRQGFFMYSQTCGTCGGEGYTITSPCAACKGQSRKQQYDKFSINIPRGVFDGAELRITTKGDAGVYGGPAGDLFIKVHVKADKKFQRVENDLVCTVMLTYPQLVLGSQVEIESIDGSKETIKIPKGCPVGEKIMLAGKGFFNIRGNSRGNLIIIAQCHIPKNLSADAKKKLMEYSEIIGTDTTAHESSIVGFFKKFLC, from the coding sequence ATGGCAAAAAAAGACTTTTATGATATATTAGGCGTTGCTAAATCTGCTACTGCAGAGGAAGTTAAAGCCGCCTACCGCAAGCTTGCACTCAAATATCACCCAGACCGCAACCCCGATAACAAAGAAGCTGAAGAAAAGTTCAAAGAAGCAACCCAAGCGTATGAGGTTATTTCCGATACGGAAAAGCGCCAACGTTATGACCAAATGGGCCATGCACAGTACCAAAATATGGGCGACATGGGCGGACACAGTAGTTCAGGTATGAACATGGACGACATCTTTGAACATTTTGGTGATATCTTTGGCGATGCATTCAGCGGTGGCCGTCAACGCAAGGGGCGTAAAAAAACAGGCCCAGAACCAAAACGTGGTCACGACCTGTATAAAGAAATTTCAATCTCTTTAAAAGATGCTTTTTTAGGCGCTAAAGAAGAAATAAGCTACTATCGCTTCTTTTCTTGCGAAACCTGCCAAGCAAAAGGCGCAGAAAAAGGAAGTTCCTACCAAAAATGCCAAGCCTGCGATGGCAACGGCCAAGTACAATTCCGTCAGGGCTTCTTTATGTATTCCCAAACCTGCGGCACCTGCGGCGGCGAAGGATACACTATTACCTCCCCATGCGCTGCATGCAAAGGACAATCACGCAAACAACAGTACGATAAATTCAGCATTAATATTCCACGCGGTGTTTTTGATGGCGCTGAACTACGCATTACCACCAAAGGCGATGCCGGTGTTTATGGCGGACCAGCAGGTGATTTGTTTATTAAAGTACACGTCAAAGCAGATAAGAAATTCCAACGCGTTGAAAACGATTTGGTCTGCACCGTCATGCTGACCTACCCACAATTAGTACTCGGCAGTCAAGTGGAAATTGAAAGCATTGATGGCTCAAAAGAGACCATTAAGATTCCAAAGGGATGCCCGGTCGGCGAAAAGATTATGCTTGCAGGTAAAGGATTTTTTAATATTCGTGGCAACTCACGTGGCAACTTAATTATTATTGCACAATGCCATATACCAAAGAACCTTTCTGCTGATGCTAAGAAAAAGCTCATGGAATATTCTGAAATTATTGGCACGGATACCACTGCTCATGAATCGAGCATTGTAGGATTCTTTAAAAAATTCTTGTGCTGA
- a CDS encoding HAD-IA family hydrolase has protein sequence MNPKKFFKPLLLLIAVSVLILGAPQPLKTNPNPNNDIHVIFDMNGVLVKNSGETKILGIGKFIAYALMHPFSIKKTIRKKLYEFLNTLEARDPQETNACDEEGTQLPQIMCTWMKGTKTPAAILEDVETEVAQRWGGLELNIVSSISRMMFTPELMAQTQEWVPETLDFVDELKEQGYKVHILSNFDTHTFNVMRKQHPEVFEKFDSITVSGDIGLIKPDPTIYEHVLTTNGIDRSKSFFIDDCLVNVQAAEQQGICSSLCTKKGKNPHIKAVRDDFYDWIDHMTNHVGAVA, from the coding sequence ATGAATCCAAAAAAATTCTTCAAACCACTCTTATTACTCATTGCTGTAAGCGTACTCATATTAGGTGCCCCGCAACCCCTGAAGACTAATCCCAACCCGAATAACGATATTCACGTTATTTTTGATATGAATGGCGTATTGGTTAAAAATAGCGGAGAAACCAAAATCCTTGGTATAGGTAAATTTATCGCCTATGCACTGATGCACCCTTTTAGCATAAAAAAAACTATACGAAAAAAATTATATGAATTTCTTAACACGCTTGAAGCGCGTGACCCTCAAGAGACCAATGCTTGTGACGAAGAAGGCACACAACTACCCCAAATCATGTGTACTTGGATGAAAGGCACCAAAACGCCAGCTGCTATTTTAGAAGATGTGGAAACGGAAGTTGCACAACGTTGGGGCGGGCTAGAATTAAACATTGTCTCCTCAATTAGTCGTATGATGTTCACGCCGGAACTTATGGCACAAACACAAGAATGGGTACCCGAAACGCTTGATTTTGTTGATGAACTTAAAGAACAAGGATACAAGGTCCATATTCTTTCAAACTTTGACACCCACACCTTCAACGTTATGAGAAAACAGCACCCAGAAGTTTTCGAAAAATTTGATAGCATTACCGTATCAGGCGATATTGGTCTTATTAAACCAGATCCAACCATCTATGAACACGTATTGACTACCAATGGCATCGATCGCAGCAAATCATTCTTTATTGATGACTGCTTAGTCAACGTGCAGGCAGCAGAACAACAAGGCATCTGCAGCTCACTCTGTACCAAGAAAGGCAAGAACCCCCACATTAAAGCCGTGCGTGATGACTTTTATGACTGGATAGACCACATGACAAATCACGTTGGTGCGGTGGCGTAG
- a CDS encoding SufD family Fe-S cluster assembly protein, whose translation MTRTITVPAGTSLNYLYDQRQENVIDGICVINFHLERDSTLHCFMAITDDAVSAITLNVFLDGERAQATVRGVYALRDAHKVTITTLQHHRAAHTTSDLIFKGALSGHAQAFYHGTIYVDQQAKKTRSLQKNHTLLLSKTAKSVSVPSLEVLTHDVHCTHGTAAGYLDAQTLFYAQSRGLDMEQARRMVLEGFFAQMLEGLSTSVVVDIYKRIATIGL comes from the coding sequence ATGACGCGTACTATTACCGTACCAGCCGGCACGAGTCTGAATTATCTTTATGATCAACGGCAAGAGAATGTAATAGATGGCATCTGTGTCATTAACTTTCATCTTGAGCGGGACAGTACTTTGCATTGTTTTATGGCTATAACCGATGATGCGGTGTCGGCGATCACCTTGAATGTTTTTCTGGACGGTGAGCGGGCACAAGCAACCGTGCGCGGTGTTTATGCACTGCGTGATGCGCACAAGGTTACGATTACCACGCTGCAACATCATCGAGCTGCGCATACGACCAGTGACTTAATCTTTAAGGGTGCGTTGAGCGGCCATGCACAAGCTTTCTATCATGGTACGATTTATGTCGATCAACAGGCAAAAAAAACGAGATCATTACAAAAAAATCATACGCTGCTTTTAAGCAAGACTGCCAAAAGTGTTTCGGTGCCGAGCTTAGAAGTGTTGACGCACGATGTGCATTGTACGCATGGCACGGCAGCCGGCTATCTTGATGCACAAACATTGTTCTATGCGCAATCGCGTGGCTTGGACATGGAGCAAGCGCGACGTATGGTGCTCGAAGGATTTTTTGCTCAAATGCTAGAAGGATTATCAACTTCTGTGGTAGTAGATATATATAAGCGTATAGCAACTATTGGACTATAA
- a CDS encoding NAD-dependent epimerase/dehydratase family protein codes for MTHFYHNMLVVITGGCGFIGSHLAEKLVDLGARVTIVDDLSTGDLENIKNIKDKVTFINKSIVDKEVCLAATKDAEIIFHLAAFISVPQSLEQPDVCHATNVDGTLNMLEAARINGAKRFVFSSSSAVYGNKNEPCSEEMSCNPESPYGYSKLIGELYCQQYAKNFGINTVMLRYFNVYGERQNPNGAYAGVVAKFAHQIHNNLPITIFGNGLQTRDFTPVARVVDANLRLGMLADSVPGQIFNIATGHSVTLLELVEQLKKDAPGYQFPVTFMPARQGDIKHSSAQCTKYYSIDAY; via the coding sequence ATGACACATTTTTATCACAACATGCTCGTTGTTATCACCGGTGGCTGCGGCTTTATCGGCTCACACCTAGCAGAAAAATTAGTAGATCTTGGCGCGCGCGTCACTATTGTTGACGATCTTTCAACCGGCGATCTTGAGAACATCAAAAATATAAAGGACAAGGTTACCTTCATTAACAAAAGCATTGTTGATAAAGAAGTGTGCCTTGCTGCAACCAAAGATGCAGAAATCATATTTCACCTTGCTGCTTTTATTTCCGTGCCACAATCGCTTGAGCAACCTGATGTATGCCATGCCACCAATGTTGATGGCACCTTGAATATGCTCGAAGCTGCGCGCATTAATGGCGCCAAACGCTTTGTGTTCTCATCATCCTCTGCTGTATATGGCAACAAAAATGAACCTTGTTCAGAAGAAATGAGCTGCAACCCAGAGTCACCCTACGGCTATTCAAAATTGATAGGCGAACTGTACTGCCAACAGTATGCAAAAAACTTTGGTATTAACACGGTCATGCTCAGATATTTTAATGTGTATGGCGAGCGACAAAACCCGAATGGCGCCTATGCTGGCGTAGTGGCAAAATTTGCACATCAAATACATAATAACTTACCCATCACCATTTTTGGCAATGGCCTACAAACACGCGACTTTACACCCGTTGCACGTGTTGTTGATGCAAATTTGAGATTAGGCATGCTTGCCGATTCAGTCCCTGGGCAAATTTTTAACATTGCTACAGGACACAGCGTTACCTTATTGGAACTAGTCGAACAATTAAAAAAAGACGCACCAGGCTATCAATTCCCGGTTACCTTTATGCCAGCCCGCCAGGGGGACATTAAACACTCCTCAGCACAGTGTACAAAGTATTATTCAATAGACGCTTATTAA
- the sufB gene encoding Fe-S cluster assembly protein SufB, protein MPTNDQNERSYTFKSAKGLNKKIVASISEQKNEPGWMTDFRLNALEIFERMPMPTWGADLSALDPHDIYYYVKPIPEQKNSWADVPDYIKTTFDKIGIPQAEQKFLAGVGAQYESEVVYKSLKKKWQELGVIFSDTGTALRDYPEIFKKYFSTIIPPHDNKFAALNSAVWSGGSFVYVPQGVQIDMPLQAYFRINVANMGQFERTLIIAEPGSDVHYVEGCSAPLYRQNSLHSAVVELVALEGSRIRYTTIQNWSNNVYNLVTKRAVAYKNAKVEWIDGNFGSKVTMKYPAVILKEEGAQAQIISIAVAGKGQHQDAGGKVIHLAPHTTSNIVSKSISKDGGRASYRGLLKVAKGAVGVKSNVQCDALILDDQSRSDTYPTVHVYEQEVDVGHEASVSNLNDEQLFYLTSRGLSSAAARAMIVNGFIDAFVKELPMEYAVEINRLIAMEMEGSIG, encoded by the coding sequence ATGCCTACTAATGATCAGAACGAGCGTAGTTATACGTTTAAGTCGGCAAAAGGATTAAATAAAAAAATTGTTGCGAGCATCTCAGAACAAAAAAATGAACCAGGCTGGATGACCGATTTTCGACTCAATGCGCTAGAGATTTTCGAGCGCATGCCCATGCCTACCTGGGGAGCTGACCTCAGCGCCTTGGACCCTCATGATATTTATTATTACGTCAAACCAATTCCTGAGCAAAAAAATTCCTGGGCCGATGTACCCGATTACATCAAAACCACGTTTGATAAAATTGGCATTCCCCAAGCAGAACAAAAATTCTTAGCCGGTGTCGGTGCGCAATATGAATCAGAAGTGGTCTATAAAAGTTTAAAAAAGAAGTGGCAAGAGCTGGGTGTTATTTTTTCTGATACGGGCACGGCATTGCGTGATTACCCCGAGATATTCAAAAAATATTTTTCTACCATTATTCCACCACACGATAACAAATTTGCTGCGCTGAACTCTGCAGTATGGAGCGGTGGTAGCTTTGTCTATGTGCCTCAAGGCGTGCAGATTGACATGCCGCTGCAGGCGTATTTCCGTATCAATGTTGCCAACATGGGCCAATTTGAACGTACCTTGATCATTGCCGAACCAGGTAGTGATGTGCATTATGTTGAAGGGTGCAGCGCACCGCTCTATCGCCAGAATTCATTGCACAGCGCTGTCGTTGAACTCGTTGCCTTAGAAGGTTCTCGCATTCGCTATACGACGATTCAAAACTGGTCAAACAATGTGTACAACTTGGTGACTAAACGTGCCGTGGCGTATAAAAATGCAAAAGTTGAATGGATCGATGGTAACTTTGGCAGTAAAGTTACCATGAAATATCCTGCAGTAATTTTAAAAGAAGAAGGCGCACAAGCACAAATTATTTCCATTGCTGTCGCCGGCAAAGGTCAACATCAAGACGCGGGTGGCAAAGTTATTCACCTCGCGCCACATACGACCTCCAACATTGTGTCAAAATCAATCAGCAAAGATGGCGGACGCGCGAGCTATCGTGGCCTATTAAAAGTTGCCAAAGGTGCCGTTGGCGTTAAATCTAATGTGCAATGCGATGCGCTCATATTGGACGATCAATCACGTTCTGACACCTATCCAACCGTGCACGTGTACGAGCAAGAAGTTGATGTTGGGCATGAAGCATCGGTGAGCAATCTTAATGACGAACAATTATTTTATCTGACAAGTCGCGGACTCAGTTCTGCTGCAGCGCGCGCCATGATCGTTAATGGCTTTATCGATGCATTTGTTAAAGAATTGCCTATGGAATATGCAGTCGAAATTAATCGATTGATTGCCATGGAAATGGAAGGTTCAATCGGATGA
- a CDS encoding VTT domain-containing protein: MKSDKSSGAIIKNLLVVAGFLSIAALLYYLNIGRYFSLEVIQAKSVEFKLMAEASYIKFVVIFLVVFALCIAAFLPVIVPFTLLAGYLFGVWLGFAYSLMAAVVGCMISYLFIRYALHSLIRDRYKQGIDDFNKKIEIYGRSYILILHFMSIVPYGAINTLAALTEVPFWIFVVLTTIGSMPLIFICALAGEQLATMQSLGDIFSWQVVILLGLLAVLALVPVLIRRFKKV, encoded by the coding sequence ATGAAATCAGATAAGTCATCAGGAGCAATTATCAAAAATTTGCTTGTCGTCGCAGGTTTTTTATCGATCGCTGCATTATTATATTATCTCAATATAGGGCGCTATTTTTCTTTGGAAGTTATTCAAGCAAAGAGTGTTGAATTTAAGTTGATGGCCGAAGCATCATATATCAAATTTGTAGTGATTTTTTTGGTTGTTTTTGCGCTGTGCATTGCGGCCTTTTTGCCTGTAATTGTGCCTTTTACCTTACTCGCGGGTTATTTGTTTGGCGTTTGGTTAGGGTTTGCCTATTCGTTAATGGCCGCAGTTGTTGGTTGCATGATATCGTATCTTTTTATTCGTTATGCTTTGCATTCATTGATTCGTGATCGTTACAAACAAGGTATAGATGATTTTAATAAAAAAATTGAGATTTATGGTCGTAGTTACATATTGATTTTACATTTTATGTCGATAGTGCCCTATGGAGCAATTAATACACTGGCAGCATTGACAGAAGTTCCCTTTTGGATTTTTGTGGTGTTGACAACAATTGGTAGCATGCCGCTCATTTTTATCTGTGCGTTGGCAGGAGAGCAGTTGGCAACCATGCAATCATTGGGTGACATTTTTTCTTGGCAGGTCGTGATATTATTGGGATTATTAGCAGTGCTAGCCCTAGTGCCGGTATTGATCAGGCGATTTAAAAAAGTATAG